One stretch of Diorhabda carinulata isolate Delta chromosome 5, icDioCari1.1, whole genome shotgun sequence DNA includes these proteins:
- the LOC130894643 gene encoding ras-related protein Rab-27A-like isoform X3 has product MDYDYLIKFLALGDSGVGKTSFLYQYTDGVFHSRFISTVGIDFREKRMIYQSKGRNHRIHLQLWDTAGQERFRSLTTAFYRDAMGFLLLFDLTNEQSFIEIRNWIEQLRLHAYCETPDIVLCGNKADMEDKRVITEWRAREFASSYKLPYLETSAATGQNVNRAVETLVERVMIRIETAVDRAMLPGRRGRPKDLNEHDSVQSSQNCSC; this is encoded by the exons ATGGACTATGATTATCTTATAAAATTCCTGGCTCTTGGAGACTCCGGAGTGggaaaaactagttttttataTCAGTACACGGATGGAGTATTTCATTCAAGATTTATATCAACAGTTGGAATTGATTTCAGGGAAAAGAGAATG ATTTATCAGTCAAAAGGCAGAAATCACAGAATCCATTTACAGCTGTGGGATACTGCAGGACAAGAAAG ATTTCGCAGCTTAACAACAGCATTTTATAGAGATGCTATGGGATTTTTACTACTGTTTGATCTTACAAATGAACAGTCTTTTATTGAGATACGTAACTGGATAGAACAACTAAGG ttacaTGCCTATTGCGAAACACCCGACATAGTATTGTGTGGTAATAAAGCGGATATGGAAGATAAAAGGGTCATTACTGAATGGCGAGCTCGAGAATTTGCCTCATCTTATAA ACTACCGTATTTAGAGACCAGTGCAGCGACAGGACAAAATGTAAATAGGGCCGTTGAAACTTTGGTAGAACGAGTAATGATCAGAATAGAAACCGCCGTAGATCGCGCTATGCTTCCAGGAAGACGAGGTCGACCGAAAGATTTGAACGAACACGATTCGGTACAGTCATCCCAAAATTGTTCATGCTGA
- the LOC130894643 gene encoding ras-related protein Rab-27A-like isoform X4, translated as MDYDYLIKFLALGDSGVGKTSFLYQYTDGVFHSRFISTVGIDFREKRMIYQSKGRNHRIHLQLWDTAGQERFRSLTTAFYRDAMGFLLLFDLTNEQSFIEIRNWIEQLRLHAYCETPDIVLCGNKADMEDKRVITEWRAREFASSYKLPYLETSAATGQNVNRAVETLVERVMIRIETAVDRAMLPGRRGRPKDLNEHDSLI; from the exons ATGGACTATGATTATCTTATAAAATTCCTGGCTCTTGGAGACTCCGGAGTGggaaaaactagttttttataTCAGTACACGGATGGAGTATTTCATTCAAGATTTATATCAACAGTTGGAATTGATTTCAGGGAAAAGAGAATG ATTTATCAGTCAAAAGGCAGAAATCACAGAATCCATTTACAGCTGTGGGATACTGCAGGACAAGAAAG ATTTCGCAGCTTAACAACAGCATTTTATAGAGATGCTATGGGATTTTTACTACTGTTTGATCTTACAAATGAACAGTCTTTTATTGAGATACGTAACTGGATAGAACAACTAAGG ttacaTGCCTATTGCGAAACACCCGACATAGTATTGTGTGGTAATAAAGCGGATATGGAAGATAAAAGGGTCATTACTGAATGGCGAGCTCGAGAATTTGCCTCATCTTATAA ACTACCGTATTTAGAGACCAGTGCAGCGACAGGACAAAATGTAAATAGGGCCGTTGAAACTTTGGTAGAACGAGTAATGATCAGAATAGAAACCGCCGTAGATCGCGCTATGCTTCCAGGAAGACGAGGTCGACCGAAAGATTTGAACGAACACGATTCG